A single Hippocampus zosterae strain Florida chromosome 17, ASM2543408v3, whole genome shotgun sequence DNA region contains:
- the mettl2a gene encoding tRNA N(3)-methylcytidine methyltransferase METTL2 isoform X1, with translation MAAPRTAADGGRGSNHILSQSSATEEKRPQFGTRFLTDPRQVFQHNAWDNVEWTEEQEAAAKSKVQENSQPLPLEKQEDFDSRANEYWNDFYTIHENRFFKDRHWLFTEFPELAPSYLHDQRANPDSAGIHHSPQSSLDPSGHVARLNLTDFPGSSATYRILEVGCGVGNTVFPILKTNNDPGLFVYCCDFSSTAVELVKTNPEYDAGRCFAFVRDLSDDSAAYPIPDGSLDVVVLIFVLSALHPDKMRASVGRLARLLKPGGVMLLRDYGRYDMAQLRFKKGRCLSENFYVRGDGTRVYFFTQDELHDIFTEAGLEKVQNMVDRRLQVNRGKQLTMYRVWIQCKYCRKPEEETTIT, from the exons ATGGCGGCGCCCCGCACGGCCGCCGACGGTGGCCGCGGATCCAACCACATTCTATCACAGTCGTCCGCTACCGAAGAGAAGCGACCTCAGTTCGGGACTCGTTTTCTTACGGACCCCCGGCAGGTTTTCCAGCACAACGCGTG GGACAATGTGGAGTGGACTGAGGAGCAAGAAGCAGCTGCAAAGAGCAAAGTACAAGAGAATAGTCAACCCCTGCCTTTGGAGAAACAAG AGGACTTTGACAGCCGGGCTAACGAGTACTGGAATGATTTCTACACAATCCATGAGAACCGCTTCTTCAAAGATCGCCACTGGCTCTTCACTGAGTTCCCTGAGTTGGCGCCATCATACCTCCACGACCAACGTGCCAATCCTGATAGCGCGGGAATACATCACAGTCCTCAGTCCAGTTTGGATCCAAGTGGGCATGTCGCCCGCTTAAATCTGACTGACTTCCCGGGTTCTTCCGCAACGTATCGAATTCTCGAG gtCGGTTGTGGTGTTGGCAACACGGTTTTTCCCATCTTGAAGACCAATAA cGACCCAGGACTTTTTGTGTACTGTTGCGATTTCTCCAGTACAGCTGTGGAGCTTGTCAAG ACCAACCCGGAGTACGACGCCGGACGCTGCTTCGCCTTCGTGCGCGACCTCAGCGATGACAGCGCTGCCTATCCCATCCCGGATGGAAGCCTTGATGTTGTGGTGCTCATTTTCGTGCTGTCGGCGTTGCATCCCGACAA aaTGCGGGCATCTGTGGGCAGATTGGCACGGCTGCTTAAGCCCGGCGGGGTGATGCTGCTGAGGGACTACGGACGCTACGATATGGCACAACTGCGCTTTAAGAAAG gacggtGTCTGTCAGAGAACTTTTACGTCCGTGGCGATGGAACCAGGGTGTACTTCTTTACTCAAG ACGAGTTGCATGACATATTCACTGAGGCTGGGCTGGAGAAAGTGCAGAACATGGTGGATCGGAGGCTCCAGGTGAACCGCGGCAAGCAGCTCACCATGTATAGGGTGTGGATCCAGTGCAAGTACTGCCGGAAACCAGAGGAGGAAACCACCATAACTTGA
- the mettl2a gene encoding tRNA N(3)-methylcytidine methyltransferase METTL2 isoform X2 produces the protein MFWERDNVEWTEEQEAAAKSKVQENSQPLPLEKQEDFDSRANEYWNDFYTIHENRFFKDRHWLFTEFPELAPSYLHDQRANPDSAGIHHSPQSSLDPSGHVARLNLTDFPGSSATYRILEVGCGVGNTVFPILKTNNDPGLFVYCCDFSSTAVELVKTNPEYDAGRCFAFVRDLSDDSAAYPIPDGSLDVVVLIFVLSALHPDKMRASVGRLARLLKPGGVMLLRDYGRYDMAQLRFKKGRCLSENFYVRGDGTRVYFFTQDELHDIFTEAGLEKVQNMVDRRLQVNRGKQLTMYRVWIQCKYCRKPEEETTIT, from the exons ATGTTTTGGGAGAG GGACAATGTGGAGTGGACTGAGGAGCAAGAAGCAGCTGCAAAGAGCAAAGTACAAGAGAATAGTCAACCCCTGCCTTTGGAGAAACAAG AGGACTTTGACAGCCGGGCTAACGAGTACTGGAATGATTTCTACACAATCCATGAGAACCGCTTCTTCAAAGATCGCCACTGGCTCTTCACTGAGTTCCCTGAGTTGGCGCCATCATACCTCCACGACCAACGTGCCAATCCTGATAGCGCGGGAATACATCACAGTCCTCAGTCCAGTTTGGATCCAAGTGGGCATGTCGCCCGCTTAAATCTGACTGACTTCCCGGGTTCTTCCGCAACGTATCGAATTCTCGAG gtCGGTTGTGGTGTTGGCAACACGGTTTTTCCCATCTTGAAGACCAATAA cGACCCAGGACTTTTTGTGTACTGTTGCGATTTCTCCAGTACAGCTGTGGAGCTTGTCAAG ACCAACCCGGAGTACGACGCCGGACGCTGCTTCGCCTTCGTGCGCGACCTCAGCGATGACAGCGCTGCCTATCCCATCCCGGATGGAAGCCTTGATGTTGTGGTGCTCATTTTCGTGCTGTCGGCGTTGCATCCCGACAA aaTGCGGGCATCTGTGGGCAGATTGGCACGGCTGCTTAAGCCCGGCGGGGTGATGCTGCTGAGGGACTACGGACGCTACGATATGGCACAACTGCGCTTTAAGAAAG gacggtGTCTGTCAGAGAACTTTTACGTCCGTGGCGATGGAACCAGGGTGTACTTCTTTACTCAAG ACGAGTTGCATGACATATTCACTGAGGCTGGGCTGGAGAAAGTGCAGAACATGGTGGATCGGAGGCTCCAGGTGAACCGCGGCAAGCAGCTCACCATGTATAGGGTGTGGATCCAGTGCAAGTACTGCCGGAAACCAGAGGAGGAAACCACCATAACTTGA
- the tlk2 gene encoding serine/threonine-protein kinase tousled-like 2 isoform X2: MMEELHSLDPRRQELLEARFTGVGVAKGSGQSQNESSNQSLCSVGSLSDKELETPEKKANDQRVRKRKADHFDGSQGKAGTRGHKISDYFEVQQGSPSSVGSANTEHSSCSLKPVTLYLLHKATQSDLTIERLIAMENNKNSDLEKKEGRIDDLLRANCDLRRQIDEQQRMLERYKERLNKCVTMSKKLLIEKSKQEKMACRDKSMQDRLRLGHFTTVRHGASFTEQWTDGYAFQNLIKQQERINSQREDIERQRKLLAKRKPPSMAQTPPPNLEQNKRKSKANGTESEALSQAEYHEQEEIFKLRLGHLKKEEAEIQAELERLERVRNLHIRELKRIHNEDNSQFKDHPTLNDRYLLLHLLGRGGFSEVYKAFDLTEQRYVAVKIHQLNKNWRDEKKENYHKHACREYRIHKELDHPRIVKLYDYFSLDTDSFCTVLEYCEGNDLDFYLKQHKLMSEKEGRSIIMQIVNALKYLNEIRPPIIHYDLKPGNILLVNGTACGEIKITDFGLSKIMDDDSYNSVDGMELTSQGAGTYWYLPPECFVVGKEPPKISNKVDVWSVGVIFYQCLYGRKPFGHNQSQQDILQENTILKATDVQFPPKPVVTPEAKAFIRRCLVYRKEDRIDVHQLSNDPFLMPHIRKSVASSGNSAMAVASTSSSSNSSASN; the protein is encoded by the exons ATGATGGAAGAACTGCACAGCCTGGACCCTCGGCGACAGGAGCTGCTGGAGGCTCGCTTCACTGGGGTTGGCGTGGCTAAG GGCTCGGGTCAGAGTCAGAACGAGTCGTCCAACCAGAGTTTGTGCAGCGTCGGCTCGCTCAGTGACAAAGAGCTTGAG ACTCCGGAGAAAAAGGCAAATGACCAGAGAGTCCGAAAACGGAAAGCGGACCACTTTGATGGCAGCCAAG GCAAAGCAGGAACAAGGGGGCATAAAATTAGCGATTATTTTGAG GTGCAACAGGGAAGCCCGTCGTCAGTGGGCTCAGCCAACACAGAGCACTCGTCGTGCTCTTTGAAACCAGTCACCCTTTACCTGCTCCACAAAGCCACACAG TCCGACCTTACCATAGAGAGGCTAATCGCAATGGAAAACAACAAGAATTCCGACCTGGAGAAGAAAGAGGGACGTATCGACGATTTGCTGCGG GCTAACTGTGACCTGCGGAGACAAATCGACGAACAGCAGAGGATGCTTGAGCGATATAAAGAGCGCTTAAATAAGTGCGTGACCATGTCCAAGAAGCTCCTGATTGAAAAA TCCAAGCAGGAGAAGATGGCGTGCCGAGACAAAAGCATGCAGGACCGCCTACGGCTGGGCCACTTCACCACAGTCCGACACGGAGCATCTTTCACCGAGCAGTGGACGGACGGCTACgccttccagaacctcatcaa GCAACAGGAGCGCATCAACTCGCAGCGAGAAGATATCGAGCGGCAACGTAAGCTGCTGGCCAAGCGCAAGCCGCCCTCCATGGCCCAGACGCCGCCGCCCAACCTGGAACAGAACAAACGCAAGAGCAAAGCCAACGGCACGGAGAGCGAAGC GTTATCGCAGGCCGAGTACCACGAGCAAGAGGAAATCTTCAAGTTAAGATTGGGCCATCTAAAGAAG GAGGAGGCCGAGATCCAGGCGGAGCTGGAGAGGTTGGAGCGAGTCCGCAACTTGCACATTCGCGAGCTCAAAAGAATCCACAACGAGGATAACTCCCA ATTCAAAGACCACCCGACGCTAAACGACCGATACCTGCTTCTTCATTTACTCGGACGCGGGGGGTTCAGCGAAGTCTAcaaa GCCTTTGATTTAACAGAGCAACGGTACGTGGCGGTCAAAATCCACCAGCTCAACAAAAACTGGAGGGATGAGAAAAAGGAAAACTACCACAA acaCGCATGCAGAGAATACAGAATCCACAAGGAGCTGGACCACCCGCGAATAGTGAAACTCTACGACTACTTCTCGCTCGACACAGACTC gtTTTGCACAGTCCTGGAGTACTGTGAGGGCAACGACCTGGACTTCTACTTGAAACAGCACAAGCTGATGTCCGAGAAGGAAGGCCGCTCCATCATCATGCAGATTGTCAACGCCCTCAAGTACCTCAACGAGATCCGGCCGCCCATCATCCACTACGACCTTAAACCAG GTAACATCCTGCTTGTGAACGGCACGGCGTGTGGCGAGATCAAGATCACAGACTTTGGCCTATCCAAGATCATGGATGACGACAGTTACAACTCTGTAGACGGCATGGAGCTCACGTCGCAGGGGGCCGGCACGTACTG GTACCTGCCCCCTGAGTGTTTCGTAGTCGGAAAAGAGCCCCCCAAAATCTCCAACAAGGTGGATGTGTGGTCTGTAGGGGTCATTTTCTACCAGTGCTTGTATGGCCGTAAG CCTTTTGGCCACAACCAGTCTCAGCAGGACATCCTGCAGGAGAACACCATTCTGAAGGCCACAGACGTGCAGTTCCCGCCCAAACCAGTCGTCACACCAGAAGCCAAG GCGTTCATCCGACGCTGTTTAGTGTACCGGAAGGAGGACCGCATTGACGTGCACCAGCTGTCCAACGACCCCTTCCTCATGCCTCACATCCGCAAGTCAGTGGCCTCTTCGGGCAACTCGGCCATGGCGGTGGCCTCCACGTCCAGCTCCTCAAACAGCAGCGCCTCCAACTGA
- the tlk2 gene encoding serine/threonine-protein kinase tousled-like 2 isoform X1 — translation MMEELHSLDPRRQELLEARFTGVGVAKGSGQSQNESSNQSLCSVGSLSDKELETPEKKANDQRVRKRKADHFDGSQGKAGTRGHKISDYFEFAGGSGPGASPARGIPPVIRSSPQHSLSNPPVTVQQGSPSSVGSANTEHSSCSLKPVTLYLLHKATQSDLTIERLIAMENNKNSDLEKKEGRIDDLLRANCDLRRQIDEQQRMLERYKERLNKCVTMSKKLLIEKSKQEKMACRDKSMQDRLRLGHFTTVRHGASFTEQWTDGYAFQNLIKQQERINSQREDIERQRKLLAKRKPPSMAQTPPPNLEQNKRKSKANGTESEALSQAEYHEQEEIFKLRLGHLKKEEAEIQAELERLERVRNLHIRELKRIHNEDNSQFKDHPTLNDRYLLLHLLGRGGFSEVYKAFDLTEQRYVAVKIHQLNKNWRDEKKENYHKHACREYRIHKELDHPRIVKLYDYFSLDTDSFCTVLEYCEGNDLDFYLKQHKLMSEKEGRSIIMQIVNALKYLNEIRPPIIHYDLKPGNILLVNGTACGEIKITDFGLSKIMDDDSYNSVDGMELTSQGAGTYWYLPPECFVVGKEPPKISNKVDVWSVGVIFYQCLYGRKPFGHNQSQQDILQENTILKATDVQFPPKPVVTPEAKAFIRRCLVYRKEDRIDVHQLSNDPFLMPHIRKSVASSGNSAMAVASTSSSSNSSASN, via the exons ATGATGGAAGAACTGCACAGCCTGGACCCTCGGCGACAGGAGCTGCTGGAGGCTCGCTTCACTGGGGTTGGCGTGGCTAAG GGCTCGGGTCAGAGTCAGAACGAGTCGTCCAACCAGAGTTTGTGCAGCGTCGGCTCGCTCAGTGACAAAGAGCTTGAG ACTCCGGAGAAAAAGGCAAATGACCAGAGAGTCCGAAAACGGAAAGCGGACCACTTTGATGGCAGCCAAG GCAAAGCAGGAACAAGGGGGCATAAAATTAGCGATTATTTTGAG TTTGCGGGAGGCAGCGGTCCCGGTGCCAGCCCCGCCAGGGGGATCCCACCGGTGATCCGCTCTTCCCCGCAGCACTCCCTCTCCAACCCGCCCGTCACG GTGCAACAGGGAAGCCCGTCGTCAGTGGGCTCAGCCAACACAGAGCACTCGTCGTGCTCTTTGAAACCAGTCACCCTTTACCTGCTCCACAAAGCCACACAG TCCGACCTTACCATAGAGAGGCTAATCGCAATGGAAAACAACAAGAATTCCGACCTGGAGAAGAAAGAGGGACGTATCGACGATTTGCTGCGG GCTAACTGTGACCTGCGGAGACAAATCGACGAACAGCAGAGGATGCTTGAGCGATATAAAGAGCGCTTAAATAAGTGCGTGACCATGTCCAAGAAGCTCCTGATTGAAAAA TCCAAGCAGGAGAAGATGGCGTGCCGAGACAAAAGCATGCAGGACCGCCTACGGCTGGGCCACTTCACCACAGTCCGACACGGAGCATCTTTCACCGAGCAGTGGACGGACGGCTACgccttccagaacctcatcaa GCAACAGGAGCGCATCAACTCGCAGCGAGAAGATATCGAGCGGCAACGTAAGCTGCTGGCCAAGCGCAAGCCGCCCTCCATGGCCCAGACGCCGCCGCCCAACCTGGAACAGAACAAACGCAAGAGCAAAGCCAACGGCACGGAGAGCGAAGC GTTATCGCAGGCCGAGTACCACGAGCAAGAGGAAATCTTCAAGTTAAGATTGGGCCATCTAAAGAAG GAGGAGGCCGAGATCCAGGCGGAGCTGGAGAGGTTGGAGCGAGTCCGCAACTTGCACATTCGCGAGCTCAAAAGAATCCACAACGAGGATAACTCCCA ATTCAAAGACCACCCGACGCTAAACGACCGATACCTGCTTCTTCATTTACTCGGACGCGGGGGGTTCAGCGAAGTCTAcaaa GCCTTTGATTTAACAGAGCAACGGTACGTGGCGGTCAAAATCCACCAGCTCAACAAAAACTGGAGGGATGAGAAAAAGGAAAACTACCACAA acaCGCATGCAGAGAATACAGAATCCACAAGGAGCTGGACCACCCGCGAATAGTGAAACTCTACGACTACTTCTCGCTCGACACAGACTC gtTTTGCACAGTCCTGGAGTACTGTGAGGGCAACGACCTGGACTTCTACTTGAAACAGCACAAGCTGATGTCCGAGAAGGAAGGCCGCTCCATCATCATGCAGATTGTCAACGCCCTCAAGTACCTCAACGAGATCCGGCCGCCCATCATCCACTACGACCTTAAACCAG GTAACATCCTGCTTGTGAACGGCACGGCGTGTGGCGAGATCAAGATCACAGACTTTGGCCTATCCAAGATCATGGATGACGACAGTTACAACTCTGTAGACGGCATGGAGCTCACGTCGCAGGGGGCCGGCACGTACTG GTACCTGCCCCCTGAGTGTTTCGTAGTCGGAAAAGAGCCCCCCAAAATCTCCAACAAGGTGGATGTGTGGTCTGTAGGGGTCATTTTCTACCAGTGCTTGTATGGCCGTAAG CCTTTTGGCCACAACCAGTCTCAGCAGGACATCCTGCAGGAGAACACCATTCTGAAGGCCACAGACGTGCAGTTCCCGCCCAAACCAGTCGTCACACCAGAAGCCAAG GCGTTCATCCGACGCTGTTTAGTGTACCGGAAGGAGGACCGCATTGACGTGCACCAGCTGTCCAACGACCCCTTCCTCATGCCTCACATCCGCAAGTCAGTGGCCTCTTCGGGCAACTCGGCCATGGCGGTGGCCTCCACGTCCAGCTCCTCAAACAGCAGCGCCTCCAACTGA